In the Argiope bruennichi chromosome 8, qqArgBrue1.1, whole genome shotgun sequence genome, TATTGCTTTACGCATATACATATGCAATTACAGATATACAATATCAATGACTGCGTTCCGTCAGAGTTCAACTATCTTCAATCAGTGTCCATTCAATTCATTCTGTCAGTGTTCAACTGTATTCAACCAGTGTTCAATCAGTCAGTGTTCAACTGTATTCAACCAGTGTTCAATCAGTCAGTGTTCAACTGTATTCAATCAGTGTTCAATCAGTCAGTGTTCAACTGTATTCAAtcaatgttcattaaaaaaaattaatactttatacataaaataaaaaaaaaccgataagataaatatctttattattaatgatttttttattataaagattttttttttggtaatttgcATTTCTGCTGTCTATTTTCAGATGCAAAAATTGTCCTTGTTCAGTGCATGAGCTATGGATGTTGATTTCATCAAGATAGGGATGCGTTCCACCATAGAGTAGGAGATGTTTAtactaaattttgattattagcGGAATAAGATTGCATAACAACCGTGGATGGATTAACCGTAGTTCGTAAAATTGAACTAACCATATGAACAACATATATGCaagatttaaatggaaaaaaaaaaatgagattagaaATGGTagatgggataaaaaaaaaaactgaaacaaaatacaCCTAACTAGAGAAAgcaaaagtatacaaaaaaattctctgggAATGCAATCACCTTACTTACAGCGTACCACCATTCTAAGGAGCAAAATCATTCGAAATTAATAGTCACCCTCATGTTAGATTATTGGACATAACTTTCCATAATTCCATATAAACCACAAGTCAGTGATTAATCGCCCGAAAAAATCCGACAATTGTCTGTGTTTGTCAGTTGTCTGTGTTCCCCAATGGCATACTGTTGATACGAAATTTAGACAATCGCATACAGTTAATTCACATGTATCAATCTTCCAACTCAACATTTATGgctttatattgttacgaatccttgatgttgctccccagcatagtgggttccataggaaatcccagagcttggcgactatttggcgacttggcgacggatttgacgactttggcgccaaaatagattatacccgaaacatcgagaattttctcgatccgtccagtaggaactgagttacgcctcgaacgttcctggttgagaggcttctagccccgcctcctgagacctataaaaggaagcacccgcagctgccgggcagtggtgaattgggttgcgaaccagtggagtcgaagagtattcggaagcgaaagagtagtcgtcgtggTGAACCAGTAGtagtgagtcgagtggtgaaccagtagTGGTGAGTCAGCGATGAATCGAGTTGTGAACGggcggtgaattgagtcgtggaccagtggagtcgaagagtagtcggaagcgacggtgaggAACTCGTCTTCCACgaactagcggagcagcgacggagtagagctgctgtgtatactgttgtatgctgctgtgtatgctggtgtatgctgttgtatgcttcacgtctcggctgaagataatcgtcttctgtgctgtatataggtgtcgtctttgtgctgtcctgtgtgtcttcgtgtaaataaacgccgttgttttattttctactgccgcctggtgattgagcgttctccaaatcatataactcccactatccaaacgaaccccggaaatttcgtaacaatatagttTTGAACTCAGTCAATTCACTCAAGATTGTTAATGTTTACTTTATAAACATTAACAATAATTTGACTTTCACGCATTTAAGTTACGATCTGCAAACTCATATCAGTCatgaatatttctgaatattgttCCTATCCGCGGCTTTTCTTTAATTGCACTATTAATTAACTTTCTTTAATTACATAgctaattaatttgtaaaatgtttgctTCTTACCTAAATTCTTTGcccttttttaagaaaatacactAGAAGTGAAACAGAAGAAGTGGTGTAATGATTGAGGGGCAAGTGGCATATAAATGTCCCAGGGACCATGAAGACAAAGCAGTGCGTcaccttttaaatgaaatatcatgtAGAGAAGAAGAAATAATGTCATTTACCTGATCCCGTTTGCCTTTCCTAAACAACTGATGAcgaccaaaataataaaaatcgtaTTATGCTTCGGGTCAGATTACCCTCTCTACGCCAATTACTTATTGCTATATGCATCAGTTTTTACAAGAAAGCCTTAGCCAATAATGTGTTCAGTTAAAGTTTCAATATACTTTAAAGACAAATATCACTTAGGagagtttaaaattttctgtattatttacgCTCTAATACGgactaaaataacaataaatttcccAAATAAACCTAACTACTGcttgtttcagtattctgagactaTCACTTTTCggcgattctatctcactaaggggatGACACATGGAAGAATGTGTGCCATTTCTGGAATTTACACTATTGAtgaatgtaaacatctcctccctTCCTCTTTCCTTTCATCTCTAATTTGCCGAaataaacccatcctaacgcatgtgcaaaagcttggagggttttagaatccgttggcaaacaataagtGCAACCTCTACAAATCATATAATCTTCGTTTCCACAACTTTATGTAGACTGTGAATGGCAATCTtgtattaaaaaacattcttagaataaaaatgtttttagaaaaaataatattaaaaaagcaaagtGTTCTTAgaagaataatgtttaaaaaggagagttttttttttttttgaaaaatcattcttaagcagaagaaaaatatcttataacATTTCAACGATTGCAAGCTAAATAGGTGGTGAATTAAATTTATAGGCCAACAgataaaatggcaatttttaatatattaagcacCACGTCAGTCATTGGTGATTGACACTGAACTTTCCATTCGAGCAGCATCAGTCATTCATGACTATCGTTAAATTTTCCATATACATGGCGACAGTCGCTGGTGACTGACAATATAaagtacaatataaaataaacaaattacgttctgttaataaatttataaatgctccTAAATTTTCCTGATCAAAATTTTTCAGTGGGTTTCATTAAAACATCTTCTATGTAAGATAACATCTGAGTACACCGTGAGCCAAATTGAAAAGAAGACAATATCGGAAAATCGCGTAATGTGACTTgagttaaaattgtttaatagtaataaattttgattatctgCTTACTTGATAACACAGACGTATTTGTACATATCACCTTTGCAAGACTCTGACTCACTCCAGTGAAATCCGTTTTTACGATCCAAAGGACTGGGAACAGTCACGGGCTTTTCCGTTTCAGTTGCACATACATTTTCTCTAAAAGAAAGATCATTAAAAACAAGtatccataaataattttataacaatactaACTAATCGTATCAAGATTTTTACATGTAGTTGAATTATATATGTCCTTAGAGAAAAGTATAGGGTAAATTCGAAAAACGAAGCAGATTTCTTATtgggaaaagaaaaacattttgtaaaactaTGATAAACTAGCTACTATAGGTGATCAGAATATTGGCTTTTCaggtttttaaatgattaatatgaaaatatttcatttacaatttaaaattatgatttgataAGACAGAAAGTAAGGAATTTAATGGTATCGATTTTCTAGAAATCAATCGgtgtataaataaagaaatgtatatacTATGGAATTAAGTAGAAgtgaaaattttacataagaaTTAATGTCAAAAGAACGCagtttttcatcttaattttagaATTGTCAAAAGCATGCAAATGAATGATTAAATGTAACAACGaaatcagtttgaattttatcataacagtaaaaaaaaatgttacaaatagtgtattaagttaattttaataaagaaaaacattgtaGGAATTAAAATTGGCATCAATTTAATTTGTGagtgtgtgtgcatgtgtattCGAAgttggtgtaaaaatattttttgtggaataaaatttttgtaaggcATCGATGAGAAACactaaaaaacataattaattttaattagcttatattttatttaagttttggaATTTTGACACTGATTTTTCTCTTGTATTGAAGAGCGGTGTATCTTATGAAAAAGATCAGACACAAgcttacataaaaaatacaagCAAACATTAATGGTATATAACGAGTTGGATCGAGAGACTGccgtttctatattttaataaaattgcaaatcagtatttcattgaaaattattaatatttgaaaatcagcatcttttattttttttcatcctcTCCTTAACCTTATTTACAACACTTTTCGTTGGAAGAGCAACAATTGAAAAGTGTTATGCAATCATTActttttcattccttttcatttcatttgaaatattataaacaattcaatattataaacaattaacACAATCAAATTGTGCCTAGAACCATCCAGCAATCTAAATCTTAATTAAgctaaatctaatattaaatccGGCAAATGATtgcatgataaaattaaaatttgtggcAATGGAGAAATTTTAGCAtaattgttttagtaaaaaattatttcagtttgttcTATTTTGGTATCATTTAGCATGAAATATGCTTTTGTCTCTTGTTATAAGGATGAATGAATCTGCGTGTGTTGGTTCATTATAGGAAGAaccatttgacctacaactaccgaATTCAACATGCTGATGTATGGAAATTTGTACCTCGGAgagtctttttaaaaattttagttaattaaaaattcagttgaattttgattttttttgtcgcaataactactgaaaatattatcaaatgattttataacggtgtaaaaatcaaaatgatttttacaccgttataaaattttaaaaattgtcttttaatgataCCGATTcaataaacatagaaattttcCCTCAATTTTAACATGTTTAAACATCCAATCACAGATTATATTGTTATCCTGAAATTCCAACCGTTTTCTTTGTTTCAaccaatatttaattgcatgattttctttcattactgaaaattaaggaaaaaggAATCTGttaatatctgtgcagtttacaAGGTCAATAAAAAAGTGGGGTAGCCATATCCCGGAAATTAGCAGATAGATGAACCGGAAATTACGTCTATAATCGTTAATAGCTATATTTTCAATAGGGTTATGAAGCCATTCGATTGATCTTCATGAAAAAGATTCATGCACACAGTGAatgtataagaatattaaaataacatgagttttatctctgaaatatataaaaaagtcgGAATCATGACATAAATGGGCGTAAAgttattctaagaattttaatataaccaATACCTACGGTAACTATgtggtattaaataaaaagatctaTTAGCTTGCTTTGTAAAAACAATACTTACCCTTCATACCactttttctgaattcttttttcacGGTTAAAAGACCTGCCCCACGAAGGAAATCTGaaataatatccatttttttaaaagtaaatttaaggtGAATATTCGGTCATGACAcaattttaaaggtaatttaaaaacatgtgcaacaaattcagttttttttaaaaaaagacatttttattattgttcttaaaagtagatttttttatctGTTGATCTAAGAATGAATCCAGAATGGCCGACCCAAATTTCAAAGCACCACTGTTTACTGTTGACGAGAAGATTTTGTGTTGATAGACAGACAAATAGAtacatgtattttcttttttatacagttttttttttccttttctttttaatatccgaTGCATTATAAATAAGAGACAAGCGTAGAGGACAAAATGAATTCGTAATATACATCGCTTAATGTGATCATTTgctttatataatcaaattataatatcaaGATATGATCTTACATTTCTATTACTtatgcattttcaataaaaagtagaTATACATATTAAGAAAAAGTATAGATAAATGACTTTATAACAGTAAAAGGTAATCCAAAAACGTAGTTAAACTTTAAGGACTTGGTTTTatgaaactataataaattaaccCCTCCTGGTGAGAAGAATGATGGATTTCCAGGCTATTAAACTATAAACATgaaattcatttacttaaaatttaaattgtgaattggaaagataaaaaattatgaacttaatgaaattttttatagagattacttagttcttttattacaaattgtATACACTATAAAGAAAATTCTGACTTTAAAGTTATAGTCaccaaagaaaacatttttttaccttTGATTTTGACATTAGCAAAATCCCGGTATTGAATGATGTGATGTCGTAAGGAAATTagattgaatttcatcataaaagtaaaaaaaaaattatatatcatatatcatatatcaaataaatcttaatagagaaaaactggtaaaaattgaaattggtaTCAATTAAAACGCTCATTTTTCAGTGTGtttaagattatgtaaaaaattatgagATAATATTATTGTAGCATATTCTCctaaacttcaataaaatataagttgattttaattaacttatattttattgaagttctgaaattttcatactgactttttttcttgtaataaagaGCACTCGTGATAACTTTTACCAAGATCGGacagaaattgtatttttgtataaaaatcataAGCAAATATCCATCCTTATATGTAAGATGACGCATTGGATCGAGAGATTGCTGCACctgtattttccaaaaaatgcaaATGATCACTTAGTTAAAATCCAAATGATACTTGAAATAACATCTGTTATTTTTCTCTCCTTAACCGAATTTATAACGTTTTTCGTTGGAACAAAAACAGTTGAAAAGTGTTATTCACCAATTACTTTTTCATTCCATTCTACATATTATTATCAATTCAAGGGATATTTTGggtgaaagatattttattgatatatcaaTTGTTATAAGTAAGTATTAAAGTTCGTTTAGAGCAATTCGGTAAGTTCTTACTCACGTTAAATTTAATACTGTATTTCGGGAATTATTCCTTGAAAAATTCAAGGTTTGTGACAACATAAGAAAGTGTAACATTAAActcgtttttattaaaaatgtagcaATTATACCCATCATGACGTTATTTAGGGTGAAATATCACcctaaataaatcaaaatagtgaaatatctaataataacaaagatgaatgtgcgtgtgcgtgcatatgtgtgtgtgtgtgtgtatctatTAGTGCTCAACAGGCTGAGCCATTTTATTTACAGCTACCAAATCGGTACATATACATCTTATATTAGGATGATAGGAATGCATATCTTGGAGCTATTGTTTTGTTGCTTagattttcaattgattaaaaattgatttgaatgcTTGGGTTTTTTTCCatgtcaaatttcaaaaatgtacgtgcaaaaaaaacaaaaaaaaaacatttatatcgtttcaaaattagaaatttatcttttaaaaaaatagccattTAATAGTCGtgtaaagttattttgaaatatcagcTCAAGTgtcgacctcgtcatctgaccagggttaaaaattacgatgtccatcccaaaatagccctaatgttgctttaagataggacgttaatgtaactaaaattaaaaaaaaaaattcttgaattttgacatttttgaaaaaatatattttgcctaatttccagCACTAGATTATATTATTGTccttaaaatcaaaacattttcatcgtttcatcaaatatttcatctcATGATTTTCATCCTGTGttaaaagaaactaaagaaaaacaattctGCTTAATATCGGTATAGTTTACAACACGAataaaaagcgaaataaaatagaataaaatatagaagattGATGAAcatgtaaattacattttaatagtgCTATTATGTCATGGGATTGGTctccattaggaaggttcatgcGAGCAATGAACAAAGCATACTAtatagcattattaaaattacaggAGATTAATGCCTACAATTTAACGGAATCATGACATTATTGGATCGCAAATTATGTCAAaacgatttaactaaaattcaaTATAAGCAACATCTCCTGCGCAACAGTtggtgttataaaatattatttgttatagtGAAACAATACTTACTCTTCGAACCAGTTTTTCGGAAATAATGGCTCAGAGGAAAACGGCTTCCTATAAAAAGGAAAcatgaaatattatgaattcttttGAGGAAATTTAAACTGAACAGTGAATTATGATCTAATTTTggatataatataaacataaatttaacaaaaccACTTTTTTATTACTGTTCTTAAACATAGATTCAGACTTAATAGATCCAGAATGGCCTCTCCAGCAATCTGTTCATATTACTACTATTAACCATTTAAGAGGAGTTTTTGTGACATAAAGACGGACAGACAAAAAATAGACAcctatattttttcctttttatattaatagaaagaCCACTTTTTTCTTCAAGCTCCGatggatcaaaaataaaatgcaagagtAGAGATCAAAATGAATTTACTATCAAAAGTTATTTACAaatatggttatttttatttatttattttttgacaaaatcatAGTGTGGATTCAGACATTTTTCATACTAGGACTTGGTTCCGATTCTTTCTGCATAGAATGTTACTGCAAGTGTGAGATGAGCCTTAACGTCCCTTAGAAGTTTTTCAATAGTTTCGatgttctttgaattttcttttaagaaaaaaaaatgcgacgCAGGAATGTCTATACGTTCAACCTTCATACTAAAACTGACAGTTTCAGTATGCTGGTCAGCCAACTGTTTGCTTGGATTGTCAGCATCCTCGGCGTTTTTCGAACGGCTTGATCACTTAGCTGTTCTATCATAGTCCGGAAAACCCTGGTTGGTAAGACGTTGGATTCGCATTCCTTGGGTTGTGAACTCGAACCCCCCGTCCGATGACTCTCCGTGAATAAGGTGACTGGTGCACTTATAAACCTGTCGTGGTCACACAATAATTCAAGTCGAGACAATGCCACTGGAGGTTGTGagcgttctctgattcaagtatgatacgatctgtgaatgaaatgtatgaacaAAGTCCACCCCGTATAAAGGATTGTGACGCATACGTTTCTAAGTAAGTATCTATAAGTCTCTTGGCGCTATTGAAACAAAATACGCTAAATTTCTCGTCTTAAAAACGCtgaagtgccataagaaacaaacagcGAAAGATTTTCTGCTGATCAAAATTagtaattatctttaattataaactatCAATTATGGCTAAGTAGggtttcttataaatattattcgacACTGAATATCTCAATTTTTGTAATTGCATCTTATAAACACATGATGGTTGCGATTTTGTAGCGTAATTTCTCCCCATCGTGTATATTTCAATATCTAAGAGACTGGTGATAaggatttattatttctttccctgtgttttttttctgctacttagttgaagaattatttataatgactGATGTTTGCAAGcttatattttcgtttttaaaccattaatttattatcatcttTCTTGTCTTGTTTTTCGTTCGTGGTGCATAgttaaaatgttcagtttttgataaaaaattctttgaaaagcttttgaaattaatgatgaGATTTTTATGTGTTTACAGAATTGATCACAGAAATTCTATACCAatacaaaaaattctgaaaaataaaatcaatcgaaGCCAAATTGtattaatcttttttcatttgttaGTTGAAAAGGGGAAATGAATTCAACGGATGCTAACAGTTTCGAAATACCtgaaaataaggaaatttcaACACGTTAGCTTTCCGGGaacaaaataaatacttcctGGGCTTTATGTATTATCGATTTACATGTCTCATATAATTTAtcgattaaattatatttgcagttCAGGTTTTCTCACTATTGTTGTTTAATTTCATGGTCATAAAAATAAAGCTACCGAGGGTTACACCAACCAATGAGCTCAAAGAATGTTTAATGTGAGTCTTAactatattctgaaaaatattattcatccaAATGAAAAGGGAAAATCtggaagagaaaataattttatctcctTATTCCTATTTCGAAGAGAATAGAATCTTCAACTTCTAAAATGTGAGTCATAATGAAACGTCCGATAGTATGATTCTATTTGTTTCTTTTACGCTGACTGTTACAAGCGTCTTTCGATGAAAGCTTTAGGCACAATCgcaactaattttaaattctaaattgtaTTAATGAAAGAGTTATTTTGGccttttttgcatatttacaCAAAACTGAATGATTCTGTATTCAGTTTTGTAGTAAATTGAGTGTGAATTTTTGGACCATCTCCCTTCGACTACTTGAttactaaatttgatatgattCTACAATTcagataaagaattgaatttagAAGTTGTGAAGGTATGAATTACATCATATCAAGCCTATCAACAGTGTCAAACGCAGATTGTTGGCGGTCTTAAATCGTCTACAACACcgacattcaaaatttcataacttggccaattttttcccctcaaaacTGTGcgattttttcttattaaaaatgctgttgtgccaagaatattttaattaatataacttcTAAAACCGGAtaactgtataaaaaataaagcgtTTCTAAATTGTTTcggaaaaacttttattttctcaaacattataatatatttatatatatgtatgtatgtatatatacacacaattaaaagcatcttttaactctaatggtttagaaatttagTTATTGAGCCACGATTAGAATAGACAACTTgcataacttttgaaataaataaatataaaattgagcaGATAGATATAACAATGATTTCTAGACAATGTCATTAGTTAAacagtgaaattataaaaatggttaTCTTATTATATAATGTGGCAGATTTTGAAATGATGCCAAAGGATATAATCATAGCGAtatcattatgaaaaaatatagacTGCAAATTGAAGTCATCACTGAATcatatgaattttcttt is a window encoding:
- the LOC129981680 gene encoding uncharacterized protein LOC129981680; translated protein: MLAVFFRGLMLTMVTFFFMVHSQPVSYADLDLGFRNSNMRQWKPFSSEPLFPKNWFEEFPSWGRSFNREKRIQKKWYEGENVCATETEKPVTVPSPLDRKNGFHWSESESCKGDMYKYVCVIKTNDGSKVKETVKTSQCCPGFVRTTDGSPGCIAEVKP